Genomic segment of Dendrosporobacter quercicolus:
GTATTGCCAAGCAGACCGATCTGCTTGCTTTAAATGCCGCTATTGAGGCCGCACGAGCCGGAGAAGCCGGACGTGGCTTTGCTGTAGTTGCCGAGGAGGTCCGAAAACTGGCCGAGCACTCCAATAAAGAGGCTGAGCAGGTGACCGCATTGGTGCAAAAGATTGCCGGAAGTACATCGGCCGCTGTTTCTTCAATGCAGAAAAGCAGACGGGAAGCTGAAGCAGGCGTTGAATCGGTGCAAAAGGCGGGCCTGGCGCTGGGACATATTCTGGAGGCGGTTCAGGGAACGGTTGCGGATATGCAGCAGATCGTCAGTGTTACCGATGATGAGGTTGCCACATCGGATAAAATTGTTCAGTTGATTAATACCGTTGCTACCGGCATTGAGACTATGGCCTCCAATGCGCAGCAGGTTGCGGCCGCTACGCAGGAAACTACCGCAGCCGTCGAGACGGTTGCAAGCAGCGCTGAGCAAACCAGTGCAATGGCCAATGAATTGCGCGGTTCTGTTGAGCGGTTTAAAATTTAACTTAGGCAATAAGGAGTGGTATCATGACCAGCGAGTTCTCCGTTGAAAATAAGCAGGTGACAGTAACGCTGAATGGCAGTATTTATGTCGAGGAAGCGGCAAGCCTGCGTGAACAGCTAATTGATTATATTGACAAAGGCCACAGTATTTTCTGTATTAATGTGGCCAGCGTCGAGTATATTGACAGCTCGGGTTTGGGCGTGCTTGTGGCTATCCATAAGCGGGCGCTGCAGAATAACGGCAAAGTAATCATCAAGGGTCTCAGCGGAATCGTTAAGGAACTATTTGAACTGACCCGACTGAACAAGGTATTTGAATTGCAATAACAGGTTACGGCTGAAGCACGTCAATCTTAAACTGTGCGTAAAGCAGCGTTTATGCAAAGCAGGCGCTAACGGAGGCGGGGCCATAATGTCGGCTGACGACTACGAAGCTTTAGGGGAGACATCCTGTTGTCGCAGAATTAGGCTGATGCTGTTTCCGGTCTGCCGGGAATAGGTGTAGTAATGAGTAGTGATCATCAACAGCCGCCCATTTTTGAGCATTTGTGGCGCAGTGTTTGTGAAATTATGCTGCTTTTGGACAG
This window contains:
- a CDS encoding STAS domain-containing protein, giving the protein MTSEFSVENKQVTVTLNGSIYVEEAASLREQLIDYIDKGHSIFCINVASVEYIDSSGLGVLVAIHKRALQNNGKVIIKGLSGIVKELFELTRLNKVFELQ